The genome window GCAGCATCTGGTCCTTTTGTACGCCGCTTCTTTTTGCCTACTCTTGTTGGGATAGGTGgttcatatttctttttcttatcctTATCATCCTTCTTATCACTTCCTGTACCACTGGTACCAGATTGATTTTGTCcctgatataataaatattacctttcaaaataatttcaacttcataatacataatacttttaatataatttcgaaAGAATGTTGCGtatgaataaaaaaaacacAGTTGGCAATGAATACGAAACTTTCAGTttgaataatatgaaatttatcagAAAACGTGTTATAATTAGTATAACCTAAAATGTCAAACACGACATAATAtacttatttaaaaagaaagtaataaattttataattaaatggatatagacgttaaatattttactataaattatTCTAGAATAGTTCGAGTTCcttaatttacaaataattaagaAGGCTTTAGAAATTACCATTTTTAATTCACTGTTTGGTCACGAATCGAAACGGCGAAGTCATCCGCCGTTATATGAGCAGAATCGATTACGATTTCGATATCTTCCTTCgtaatatatcgaaataattcgATACGTCGAAAAAGTATTAatacaaaaaatgtttaaaaaaaatgatataaaaattaataatataaatattttgattgtGTATGACGAATTGAACAATTAAAAGTTTTTAGAAGCAATATTAAACGAGCtttaatattgttttttatttatgaaCAATTTACATGATCGTGTTCGACAAtagttattgaaaaattatagctttataaaaaaatgaaaaattgttgcATAATCCCACGTgttttgaaaaatgtataaatgacaaatttctttctcaaaAAACTCAATACGACATATAAGTCTTTGTGAACATCATTTAACAATATCGACAACATATAgattcgtgaaattttattttaatacttggatacatttatttttgtaataaagtATCTCCCTCTAGCTCTTTAATTATCGCTTCTTTATAACATCTCGTTCAAAGccatcaaaataaaaataagagcaattaaaaatagtaaaatacttCTTACACGTGGTTGTTTTAAAAACGTAATGATCTGtgtacaatttttacaaaaaatgcGTTGAATAACAATATAGAAAGTTAAAAAgagatataattaaattatatcgaaCCAATTATACATTAGAAATGTATGCTTCTTTCAAGTCAAAGGTTTTAAACATTTTACAGCATTTAATTTGCTTTCTTCCTTTCAATTACTATATAGTGCATTTTGTGTTTGAGTCATATAGATACTAAAAtatatgtttcttctttttcatgcCAATAAGGATTTTCTTAAATTAAGCATTAGTTAGAATTCAAAAACGTTATGATATAGTAATTGTATTATATGTTGTAGAAAATCGATTTACGCTGCTGTATATTAagacaaaaaataaattgaaataatacttTGATAATAACATAAAGTCTTTCAGATAGTAATACATTATGTTCTCTTGTTcgtgtaatatttttcttcttttactttcgTTTATCACAATGATTAGTAAGTATTTGAGAATATGTAGTTTTGAGTAAAATCCTCGATGAACAGAATATAATACAACATGTATAAAATGCTCTGAACATGATGTGAGGCGTGTTTGAAGcgattcaatgaaaatatttacgGGGCTTAAATGCCAGCTAAAATAATTCTAGGGTCTTCCACAGCGTCCTTGATTTTTCTTAAGAACATCACAGCCTCGCGCCCGTCAATTAATCGATGATCATATGTTAAAGCCACATACATCATTGGACGAATTTTAATctggaaattattaaaagatcACTAAAATTTGCAATATTAGTCTTTATTGGAAGAAATTGTCGGTGTTTACCTCGCCCTTTACTGCAACGGGCCTGTCGAATACTCCGTGCATCCCAAGAATTGCACTTTGTGGTGGATTAATAATAGGTGTACCCATCAGAGAACCAAATACACCGCCGTTACTTATCGTGAATGTACCACCGTCCATATCTTCGACGGATATTTTGCCTTTTCTTGCTTTATCGCCTAAAGCTGCCAaagcaatttcaatttctgCGAAATTCTTGTTTTCTACGCTACGAAGAACTGGGACAACAAGACCCTTTGGTGTTGCAACTGCGACGCTAATATCAACATAGTCTCTATAAACTATGTCAGTGCCATCTATTACAGCATTTACTACTGGTTGATCTTTTAAAGCATAGGTACTAGCTGCAATAAATGGACTCATAAATCCCAGCTTTAAACCatatttctttgtaaaattttcttGGTGCATTTTACGGAATTCCATAATGCggctgtaaaaagaaaaaaaaaaaaatgttagttattaacaaaaaagaagttaACAATCATAGTTACAATAGATATGTAATAACCTCATATCGATCTCATTAAATGTAGTTAACATAGCGTTCGTATTTTGAGCATCTTTTAATCGTTCTGCAATACGTATTCGCATCCTGTTCATCTTTACTCGTTGTTCTGTTCTGGTGCCAAGTATTTCACGTGTATAATCAGCAGGAGGCAGTTGTACCTTTGCACCTTCCAATGACTAAAAATGTCCATTCatcaaatgaataataaaaaatttataacagGAAGGGAAGAATCTTTATTTCTAAATTTGCACAATTACACCTACTTGAGCATGTTTAATTGCAGCAACTGGCATGGATGCTGCAGGTGCTTGTGGAGGTGGAGGTCGTGCAGCTGGTGGTGGTACAGCTGCTgaaggtggtggtggtggtggtggtggtggtggtggtggcggcggtggtggcggcggtggtGCTGCCGTACTAGGTGCAGATGGAGGACTTGGAGccttttcagctggtttttcagctggtttttcaGCTGGTGCTGCTCCAACTGCGCCAACATCAATGGAACATAGTTTCTGTCCTGGCTTTACTGTTTCACCATCTTTGGCAAATATCTCTTTTACTACACCAGAAGCTGGTGATGGTACAGGAACTGAAGTCTGTGAAAGGattatcataaatatataaattacgagatatatttattatttgtaagttcatttgtttattgatttTACCTTATCAGTTTCAATTTCACATAAGACATCATCTTCCTTAACTTGATCACCAACTTTCTTATCCCATCTGACATCCCCCTCACTTACACTTTCCGCAAATGGTGGTACTACAACTTCCTTTATTTCCCCTGTCAATTACAAATTTACATTATGCAagaatttatgtataaaattttaactatATATTTTCTTCCTTAAAGATGACTTACATAATGAAGATGTTGAATGAATATGTCTTGCCTGGTCTATCCAACAgtgaaatttgttatattttgtacatctagatagaaattaaaattacacatTAAACTttacttattaaattaattaaccaTTTATACCACAGTTTATTCTACATAAAGATGTTAAAAAGTATTCATATTATATGGATATTTTACCCTTTTGATGTACTTTTTAAACTTACATTCGTGAGTTCTTGTTGACCACATGTTGGGTGTGGATAAATAGAATGTGCCCTACAAAAATGATTTGATACAATTAATAGTTTATGTTCATGGTTATCCCCAACGTTGATATGCCTCTCTATAAAGATAATGTTTTTAGATTTTCAACATAGCTCACCACTTCTTTATTATATCACTTTTATTTAGTAGTCTTACCTTGACTATATAAAGATCTCACAACCTGAAACAaatgtatacataaatatagattctcatttaaaatataaaattaataattatataaaatgttatataaatttttttatgtatttatataattttatatacattatgaCATAAAAGTGAGTTATAAAAGAAACTAGATAAAAATAGGTAGTGTGTCTATCGAATAGATAGAAAAAGAACCTTGACCTTAAATTACACCCTGAAAAAATCGACGGAAATCTGTTTGGTTATCTAAAAAGTAAGTTTGCATCTGACGGCCAcgaggaattttttaatttcccatTGACAGATTGTAGTCGATAGACCGAGTCATGAATCGTAACGTGTTCAAATACTGTTATATAACCGAAATGCAATAGGTAAAGGCAGTATTCCGACAACTTTGATTGGCAGGTTCTACTTCAAAGGGCGTTAGGTTCTTCTTGCTCAATATGTATGTCACAAATACGTTAATGTTAATAACAAATGGAATGATACTATTGTTTGATAATTTACCTTCGTTTGTGATATACTAAGTCTTGTTATTACACGAGGCACAAACCGCGAACAGTTGGACAGCATCGCGGTCATCCTCGAATGGAAAATTATGACTTAGATGTTTGCTCTTGACTCTTCTGATGGTCAAGAAGCAATACGACACGGTATGGTACGGTTATAGTTAGTGGTGGGGCTAGTTTGCTACGACAAATGTGCGTTCTGAAATTTGCCACAATTGGGTTCCAAAAAATACAAGAACTAATTAATCGTGTATTTAGACAAATCATGAGAGCAAATATTTACtgtattgaaaataaatatactgtaattataataaaatgcaaataattaaaattaaaatactgaAACCTTAATGTTGTAACAATAGTGTTTTTCCATTAACGATTAGTAATCTCTCCATTAATGATTGCTAACGAATACATCGCTCCTTTTTTATACAAACGGTTAAGTACTATCTAATGAAAGATAAAACAAGTAATCGCAATTACTAAATAGACAATTTCcacataaaatatattgaaaaagttaattatatttcataatgtAAAAATCTTTGTTGCTAAATAAACTCATATCAGTCATATCTTTATCTACATGCTATAAGTAAAGAGTTGTTTCACACATAGGTATATAAATATGCGAGTCATATTGGTATGCGATATaggaatagaaagagaaggctGCACAGGGGCCTCTTCTATTCTTGTCTATTCAGGTATGCACACTAACGAGGCTCGTTGGTCGGTATTACACTAACATATTTACTATATGAATATCTATATGaactatactatattatatttactataGAATATTTACTATATGAATCTCTACGCAGCGTTTTCTTCCTATTCCTATATCGCTTTTTCAACTTGTTCGCGCATTCTATCTTTGTATCTCTATGGTTTtgcatattaaatattatgtgaAATATGTTTTACACTAAAATTTACCGAcaatattattaaagaataataaattcgCAACCAATAGTTTTCTTGAAATCTTAAAGTAGAGGACTACGAGGTTCTGCAATCAAGATAAGGATTGGAATCCGAACAAATACAAGCAACTCTTCTTTTTTCAGAGTTATTGACAATTGTTCCATATGAATTCTTGTAATTCATAGAAAAATGTAGTAATACATCAGTGGaccttaatatattaatatttagaaatgtattgtgaaatatatttatattgtgaAATGATTTATAACGATTTATAATGATTGAAATTCTATCGATTGCTTATCTTACATATTAATTCCCATCAATGTTATTGAGATTATAAGGTTTTCACTTTATAAAAAGTGGACTTTGTAAAGAGCATTGCTATATTAAAGTTGACAACGAATGTGAACAATCTGAATTGTTAGTCAGTTCGTGACTGAATTTAGGTTTTTAAACATGAACAGTGAAGATGTAATTAAATGAATAGAATACGCGGTGATTGTGTATCGAAACATATTTGCTATAATCGCACGACACGCGATAGTGCTTGAACATTGACTATCACATTAAGAAGTTGACATTTTCTAAAAGTAGTTAAGTTTAACGTAACTATCTGACAGCGAAGTATACGTATTGTTTATCGAGATTAGTGAAACTGATTGTGCAACATGGCgattatatttgaataataagtACACGTCGTTTTATTATTGTTTCGCTAACGTTGCGGagattctatatttttcttgcAATAATTCGAGGATAATGAGTGTACACTAATTGTGACACAcgcgcgcacgcacacacatacacacacacattgttgcaattaaaaatcataagaatttaatattaaccGTAAAAACGTAAGGAGTGAAAAGAAgattgagaaataaaaaaaggatagTCCTTTCTGTATATTTTGCAGAGGGctttaatttattatgtatagtaataggttgtaatattttaaagtttGTGTTAGTAACTTGATGAAGCATTAGAATGAACATTACTTTAAATGTACAGATTTCTTTAAAGTATTTCATTTTCCAAAATAAGAAGACCCTAATTAAATAAACTATGCAGCATATAAACATTAATATAATAGGTTTAGTGCATTTTAAGGGTCGTATGACAGTGAACAGAACTGTAGACTCAAATGCACTGTGATAATTAAAGTATCATAATTAACAGTGTGATGAGCAGCAGTGGATATCGTGGAAGAAGCTTTGGACCACGAGGTGCTCGTACAAATGGTCCAGCCAATGGCTTTAATGTTCCCAGATTTCCACATCCTAGTTTTAATCATCCACGACCACCACATAGGTTACCTGGTCCTGAGAAATGGATAGAACGTCCAAATTTTACACCATGGCAgcagaataaaaattttcatttgcaaTATAGAGGAAATTTACAATATCGACCAAATAGCAGGGGTAGAACAATAGGTGGTCGTGGAATAATAAGATTTTCTGGGCCTGGTAGACCAACATCATCTCAATTTCATATGGGCTTTATAAGAAATCCTATACATACAGCATTATTACCCCATGAAGAATTAATTGAAGATAAGCCTGTATCAGTACCGCAAACCCCCTTGCTTGGTTCTGAAGAAGAACGTCAGCAAAAGATTGCAGAAACAGCTgacaaattaaagaaaaaattatccTCTATAACAGaacaagaaattacaaattttttggAAGATGATTTGCCTATATTACCAAATAATGGTTCTGAAGAAGAAAATACTCGAAATAAAATTATCCCTGAGCTTAGACACGAACCACCTGAACTTAACTTGACATTCACTGACCTTAAAGATATAGGCAGGATtgattgtaataatttaaaatttggaaATGTAGATAGTGAATCTAATAATgagatttcaattaattttgagAAGAAGTCTACAGATAATGTAATAAgtacaaataatgaaattacaatTATAGATGAAGAAGAATCCCTAATCATCTTGGATCCATATGACAAAGATGACTTCAAACAGTCAAATATGTTATTGGAAGATGATAAATGTCATGAACAAATACATAACGAATTGCCTGATTTTAAATGCAACATAGAAAACTTACAATTGCAAGGTAATAATATCACAGAAAGTTTGATATCTTCAAACTCAAATAATGGTAATGAAAAGTTATTAACTTTGAATTTAGATGagaatataacaaatttattacccACAGATTCAGTAAATATTTCACTGCCAGAAAGAGCTTTAAATGTTAATGATGTAGAAACAAGTTCTATATCAGTATCAACTACAGATGATCAAAATGAGTTAAAGACAGATTTTCCACAAAATCAAAACACTGTGCAAGTAGATATACAAGATTCAAATAGAGATAACACACAGGATACTAACATCAATATACAACATAATAATCACACAGAAACAAAGCTGCTTGAAGATaatcaaattcaaaataatttacaaagaaaTGTATCCCAAGAGATAATTcatcaaaatttggaaaatatatcTGATTGTTCTCGAAAGAGATCACTTAATTTTCTACCATCTAATGAAGAAATTCATTCAAACAGTGTCTGTGATTCTACATCTTCAACATATTCAAATTATgaagcaaataaattaaatgatgataagaaattaaataatccaCCTATTTTTCAATCAAAGTTCTTTAATATATCTCCAAGGTTAACTCCAAGGATTGGGGAGCCTAGAGGCCATTGGGTTTTCCAACAGAAtggaaaaaattcattttttagaGGATCACAGAGATTACTCTTTCATGGTAATCGAATACCTCAACAAAGACATGTTAAATCATTTAAAACAACTGATTTAGTTCCAGTTGGATTTGATCCACGAGCACCACCACCATTTACGCATAATGTACCTGTTTTAAACCATGACTGTCAGCACAATTCAATAGCAATATTTTCTTCTAATGATTTGCCTCCTGCTTTTGATCCAAGCGAACCTCCACCAAATATAAGATCAAAATCAGGTACTGAACCATCTAGTAAACAAGAAAGTGTACAGTCTATGCCCTCTTTAGATTTGAAAGCTCAAACATTAAGTACTTgtcaaaataatttaaaagttatACAACAATCGCCGACCTTTGATCTCAGGGGAACACCTCCGAGAATTTCAGACGTCTCAGtaacaaataatgaaaaaataccTGAATTTAATCCTCAACACCCACCGCCAAAAATTCATAAAAGGAAGGAAACCTTCCAACCTCCACCAATTTTCAATCCGCGACTTTCATCTCAAGAATGTTCTAATCTACTTGTATCTTTAGATGCATCTAGGTCAACTACAGTGCCACTGAATTTAATGGACACATCACCAGCATCGGATTTTAACACTGGTCCCATTGTATCAAATTTTGCACAATTACCACCTATAAACATACCATCGCGTCAACCTTTTATTTCCAATGTACAGATGAATTTTTCATCTGTAGTATCACAAACAAGTAGTGGACAAGAAGTAATAAGGGAAATTCCATTGCCTCTACCTCCTACGAATATCACTCAAGTTCTTCTACCGCCACCAAAAGAACCTTCAGTGGGAGGAAATACCAATCCTAATCAAAGCACAAACATGGATTATGGGTTAGAAGATATGCAAGAAACAATGAAATttgcaaagaaaataataaacttgaTAGAAGAAACAGACGATAAAGATAAACCTGCAGTTTCTGAATTACCATTGACACCATCCAAAATTCCAATACCAATCGAAAGTATACATCGTTCTTTGTCAGTAGAGGAAGGAAATACAAGTAAtacaagaaaacaaaaaaaatctAGGAATaagaaaagtatacaaaatgTAGTCTGTGGACCAGAATTAATTTGTGAGAAACAAGAGGATATCAAGACAATAGATGAGGGACAAAGTGTACAAAATCAGAGTAAAAATACCGAAAATGCATTATTGGTAAGTGATCAAATAAGACCCAAGGTGGTATTCAACTTAAACtccaaaataaagaaaatacataAACCGGAAGAGTGGCATAGGACTGTTATAAATATTCCTGAAAACAGAGAAATCTCGCAACAGAGtgcaattcaaaattcaaataaagAGAGGGCTCACTCTAGGAAGCATTCTTCTGAAAGTAAAAATAACACGAATCaaaataagaataaacaaaaagaggcgaaaattaacaaaaatgctGATCCACAAGTCATCCCTATACATGAAAAATCAAATGATACATGTTATCGTTCTAAAAATTACGGAGATTTGGAAAAATTACATGCGCATTCTTCGAATACAGCACTAACATCTAATGATATAGATATTCAAACaaatcaaaaattaaaaaaagaatctgGAAAGAAAAAGGTTTTTACTCCAGAAGCTTTATGGAAGAAAAGAGTGATCAGTCGTTTCTTGAAAATGAGTAAAAACGATATTTGCAATATGGTCAATAATTCGAGTCTTCGTAAGTTTGATATTGCAATGGAACATCTGGTGAAAGAAAGAAGGTCGTCTCTTTCTTTAGAACTGAGAAACATGGAAGacgagaaaatgaaagaatacgATAGAATAGAATTTATGAATCAATTGAACGCGATGTTAGATCCAAGCGCTGTTGTCGGTATTACGGACTTACCTACAGAATTTATTCATCATTTGAGCGAAGTTTTACAACTTGATATACCGTTTGATACTGAATTATCCGAAAGTCAAAATGCCGATGTCGAAgagattaaaattataaatcagaACGAAAATCTGGGAGTACATTCGTGTGAGGATGTAAGGGAGGAGAGTCTAAGAATCCCATCTTCTGCTGAGTATCAAGATCCTCAAAACGAAGAACATGCAGAAGATAAATCTATATATAGTAAAGAAGAATCTACTCACTATTCCTTGGACACAGAATCGAATGTTAATATTTTACGGCAGGATACAAATTCGTCGCATCGATCACTATCAAATGATCGCGAAATCGAGAATGCGCATAAAAAACAACAGCAACCACTATTTAATGAAGCTGACTTGGATGATATATTGTTTCAAGTAACAGAGAGAACGAAGAGTTTATCAAACACGAGTTTGCCTGTGGAACTGGAGAAGAGCATTGATACAGGTTCAGGTGCTCCACTGGTTCAAACAATAACAGAAGCTTCTAAGTATAACACTTTCTCACAGATTCCTAACAAAACAGTAGCTGATCTCGATGATATTTTTTCAGCTGGGATCGCGCGAGTCAAACAGTTAGGTAAAAGTAACGCGAATATAGATCACTTAAGAGCGCGTAAATCCAGTTCCGAAGATCGCAACATGCGTCACGTGTCTAAACACGAAAGGTATGAAAGATGGAAGAGAAAGGAGCGAGAGGATCCGGATACATTTAGGAATTTAACGAAAGAAGAATGGGAAGCGAAGTATGGGCTAACTAACACTTTGGTAGCTTCAATTATTGTGCGAAAAAATACCTCTAACAGCGCAGAAAATTTAAGCAAATATGAGAGAAATAATCGCGCTCCGAGATACTGCTTGTCGGATTCACCAATGAGACATTTAAGCATAAGTCCTTTAACCCGCGAAGTTTCTGTGCATAATTTAGATAGGTGTATTAGCGGTCCTAGCGAGATGGAAGAACTACAAACAGCAGAAGAATCGACAAGTAGTAGCGAGACCAGTTCAAGTAATTTCAGCGACAGTGACGAGGAAATTGTTTCTCCCAACGTGACAAAATTGTtgaaagtaataaaagaaaaggaaaagatcgCGAAGCAAAAATCGCTCAATGAAACCATCAGAGATGAAGTAGTCGCTGAGATAGAAAAGGAATGGAAAGAAAAGAGTAAACATAAGGAAAGAAAATCTCGCAAacgtgaaaaaaggaaaaaagacaagaaagagaaacggaggaaagagaagagaaaaaagaggaaaaggaattCTTATTCGGGTTCGTCAAAATCTAGCGAACAGACCGAAGAGTTTCGGGTACTGACAGAGGATGAGATCAAGAAAGAAGTAATCGTCAAAGAGGAATCGATGAGTTCGTTCGAGGAGAATGCTTCATTGAACGACAGAACTAATAATACTTCGGTTAATAAGTCAGTTGACTCACCAACTAAATTGCGAAGTTTACAGACAGAGGAAGACTGCACTGTACTTCCTGTTACTTGTGAGACCGTATCGTCACAACCTAAGAACAAACCCACGATTGTTTCTGTAGTGACGCAACCGAAAACTAAAGCACAACTCAAACAAATGCCAGAATCCAATAATGCGGAACAGAGGCAAATTATGGAGAAAGTAACGGAATTTACAAAGAATAATACAGTGAATGTAGATAACGAAAAGACGAAAGATCTTCTGGAAATGAATAGAGATTACGAAATAGCAACAAATAATAACGAACGGATAGACGGAATTTTATCTATGAATATCTCTTTAGATCAAACTAATATACCTTTAATTACTGAAGAATCATCTCCGTCTATTCAATCGCACAGCGAAGCTATCAGTGATAATAACACAACACATATAATGTCATTTACAACCCATAGTAATTCAAATCTTGTTCTTGATACTAGTACGAATAATCAGTCTGTTGATCAAAAAGTTACTTACTCGGTGGAAAACAAGAGTGGCGGTTATAAGAAGATAGacataaaagcatataaagaGCGCGCGTTGCAGAGACGTTTGAAGGAACTAGGCGCGTTAAAACAGGCTCCTGCAAATTCTGCTTCGTTGATTCGAGAATTTCACCATTCTCTACCTACTGATGAATCTAACGTTGAATCGTTAAAAGCAATAAGCGAAATAAAAActgaaattaatacaaataaagcACAACTAACGGATCCACGATTAACTACGGTAAGATCAACGAATACGCCTACTTCGGAGGGTTCTGATAAAGAAGAGGCCAGAGAGAAGAATAATTTAGAAGAAGAGCATCAGACCATGGATGTCGCGCAAGAAACTAAAGAAGCCGTGATTTCTATACAACCGAAAAACTTCAACGAGAAGAATGAAAATCGATGCATAGATATTGATTCAAACATTTTGAAAGACTCTGTAAAATGTATGGAACGCAAAAATGATAACAAATCCTTGTTGAAAGTAATTTCCAAGCAAGAATTCGACGAATTTCCGgataaaaagaaatcaaaatttgAATCAGAGAAAAAGCCAAAGAAACCAATTTCAGATGTTGACTCCTCtaagtttaaaaatattcgatCAGAGGGAAGTAAAGAATTgaagttgaagaaagagaaagctaAGAAATCgtgtgaaaaaaagaaaaagaattcgaAGCCGAATGAATCTAAATCGATAGAAGAAAACCCTGTAGAAAAACATTCGCATAAAAAGACGCCTGATGGTAATAAAAAAGTACCGATTGTAAGTTCACATGCCGCCGATCAAAGTGAAGTTAAAAAAACAAGCAGTCAtaatattcatgaaaatttaTCTAAACTTCAAACTGTTGAAACGTGCTCGGGAAACGCAGAAGTGATAATTGATAGCAAAACTCTACAAAAACAAGTTAATACTCATTCCGTGGTAAGACAAAA of Bombus terrestris chromosome 5, iyBomTerr1.2, whole genome shotgun sequence contains these proteins:
- the LOC100651798 gene encoding dihydrolipoyllysine-residue succinyltransferase component of 2-oxoglutarate dehydrogenase complex, mitochondrial is translated as MTAMLSNCSRFVPRVITRLSISQTKVVRSLYSQGHILFIHTQHVVNKNSRICTKYNKFHCWIDQARHIHSTSSLWEIKEVVVPPFAESVSEGDVRWDKKVGDQVKEDDVLCEIETDKTSVPVPSPASGVVKEIFAKDGETVKPGQKLCSIDVGAVGAAPAEKPAEKPAEKAPSPPSAPSTAAPPPPPPPPPPPPPPPPPPPSAAVPPPAARPPPPQAPAASMPVAAIKHAQSLEGAKVQLPPADYTREILGTRTEQRVKMNRMRIRIAERLKDAQNTNAMLTTFNEIDMSRIMEFRKMHQENFTKKYGLKLGFMSPFIAASTYALKDQPVVNAVIDGTDIVYRDYVDISVAVATPKGLVVPVLRSVENKNFAEIEIALAALGDKARKGKISVEDMDGGTFTISNGGVFGSLMGTPIINPPQSAILGMHGVFDRPVAVKGEIKIRPMMYVALTYDHRLIDGREAVMFLRKIKDAVEDPRIILAGI